DNA sequence from the Thermanaerothrix sp. genome:
GTTTCGATCCCTCGACGGAATGCGAAAGACTTCAAGACCTTGAGGCCTTCACCTTCAACGGCGACGTGGAGGTCTCCCTTGATGAGGCATTGAATGAGGCCCTAAGCCGGGGCAGCTTCGACTCCAACTGTCTCATCAAAACGCCATGGGGGGCCTTAAGACCCCTTAACCTGAGTGTGACCCCCATCAAGAACCCAGATGGGGAGACCATAGGGCTGCTGTGCATACTCACGGGCCTTGACGAGCTTTGGAAGCGGCAGGAGGAGCTCAAGGAAAGCGACAGGAGGCACCGGGAGCTGTTCACGCTTCTTAGGACCATGTGCGACAACGTGCCGGACATGATATGGGCCAAGGACCTCAACAAGCGCTACATATTCGCCAACCGGGCGCTGGCGGAAAAGCTCCTGAACGCCAAGGACACCGACGAGCCCATAGGCAAGACGGACCTTTTCTTCGCCACCCGGGAGAGGGAGTCCCATCCGGAGGACCCCCAGTGGCACACCTTCGGGGAGATATGCCAGGACTCGGACCTGTTGACCTTGGAGGCCATGGCCCCGAGCCGTTTCGACGAGTGGGGCAACGTGAAGGGCAAGTTCCTGTTCCTGGACGTCCACAAGGCCCCCTTCTTCGACCAAAACGGGATGCTCATAGGCACCGTGGGCTGCGGCAGGGACATAACCAAGGAGAAGGCCATGGAGCAGGAGCTCCTTGAAAGCCGTCGCAGGCTCAAGCTGGCGTTGGAGTGCGGGGACATATACGCCTGGGAGTGGGACATACCCGGCGGCACCATCACGGTGAACCCTTCGCCCGATGACGAAGGGGACGGCGTTTCCTCCCCCTCCGAGGAGGTCGTCTTCGGCAGGATACACCCGGAGGACGCACCGGAGGTGAGGGCTAAGGTGGACGAGGTCCTGGCGGACAACCACGGCACCTTCGACCACATATTCCGCCGCCGGAACAGGCTTGGCCAGTGGGAGTGGATATGGTGCAAGGGGGCGGTGGTGGAGCGCCAGGAGGGACGTCCCACGAGGATAACCGGCGTAGCCCGCAACGTGTCGGAGCGGATGGAGGCCATAAGGGCCCTCTCAAGGTCCGAGTCCCGCTACCGGGCGTTGTTCGAGGGCTCCATGGACGGCCTGTTGGTGCTGGGAAGCGACAGCCTTCTCATAGTGGAGGCCAACGGAGCCGCCAGGCGGCTCTTGGGCAGGGACGATCCCATAGGGCTCAAGGTGCTCTTCTACCCCATCTCCGGCGAAGCAGAGCGCCCCTTGACAGCCCAGGAGCTGGCGGACAGGATCGGAAGCACTCCCCTTGAGGTCTTCGCCTCCGTCTCCGGCGGCGCCCCATCTCCGGTGGAGGTGCTGGCCAAGTGGATCGACCTTAACGAGGGACAAAGGGGCATCCTGGTGATATTAAGGAACCTGGCACCGGTACTCAAGATGCGCACCCAGCTCCTCCAGGCCCACAAGATGAGGGCCCTTTCCACCATGGCGGAGGGCATGGGGCACGAGCTGAACAACATCTTAGCCCCCCTCCAGGGCTACTCGGAGATGGGGCTTTCGGGCATGATGCCGCCTGAGACATGCTTCGCCAAGATATTGGACGGAGTCAAGAGGGCTAGGGAGCTCACCATGAAGCTCATGATGACGAACCGCCCCCCCGTGGAGGCGCCGGATACCATCGACCTCAGGGAATTCGTGGAGCGCCACGTGCCCATATTGTCGGAGAGCGCCCCGGAGGGCATATCGGTTTCCTGGTCCGTCCCGGACCGGCCCCTTCCCGTGCGGCTAATCATGGAGCACGCAAGGCAGGTGCTGCTCCACCTTTGGTCCAACGCCATATGGGCGGTGTCCCCCGGGGGCCGCATAGAGATATCCCTCCGGGAGGCCAATGTGGACCCCTCCCAGGCGGCCCTTAACCCCAACCTGTCGGAGGGTTCTTACGCGGTGCTTTCCGTGCGGGACGACGGATGCGGAATGGACGAGGTCACCAAGGCCAGGGCGCCGGAGCCGTTCTTCTCCTCCCGGGTGCCCTTAGGCTCCGGACTTGGGCTCTCGGTGGTCCACGGGCTCATAACCCACCACCAGGGGGCGGTGGTCATAGAGTCCACTCCCAACGAGGGCACCACGGTTCACCTGTACATACCCCTTTGCGGCCGATGACGGTAGGAACCGCGGGGAACAGAGGGAGCTTGCTGAAAACTCGCTTCAGCATCGTTAAAAACCTTTGGAGGTGGTTGAAGTGGCAGAACCTTTGAAAGGCCCGGCGGGGCAAGGCCCCTGGCGGCTTCCCAAGGCCATAAGGCCCCTTATGGCGGCGGGCTTGATGATGTTTCTCGTGGTGCCAAAAAGCGCCGCCGAGGATGTAAGACCCGCCTTAGAGGCCCACGTGTACCCCAACGGGGCCACCGCGGTCTTCAAGACGCCGGTAAACCGTCTGGAGGAGGTGTTGCTGCCCTCTTCCTACGGGAGGGACTCCATATCGGTGGCCATGGAGGGCGGCACCGTAAGCTCCGTCTCGATCCGGCAGGAGAGGCGTCCCGGGTGGGTGCCGCCGGCCCTCAAGGAGGAGGCGAAGGAGCTGGAGGGGTTGAAGGGACGGACCCGGGAGCTGCAGCTAGCCATAGCCGCCAGGGCCGTGGCCCTAAGGGCCTTCGACGCGGGAGCTCCAAAGGGCGGGGCCGCATCCCAGTGGGAGGCCAAGCGCATAAGCATGCAGCGGGAGATGATGTCCTGGCAGGACCAGCTACAGGCTCTAAAGGCCAAGGCGGACCAGCTCCAGGAGGAGATGGACCAAAGGAGCCCTAAGGGACGGGACCTGCTGAACCGGGTGGTTATAAGGGGGAACGGCACCGCCCGGCTGTCGGCCTTCACCGAGGACGCGTCCTGGAGGACCCGGTACCGGGTGGACGTGGACCCCTCCGGCAAGGTGGCCCTCACCGAGGAGCTTCTGATATCCCAGAAGAGCGGCATCGACTGGCATGGCGCCATAGTATGCCACACCGCGTCACCTAGGGAGTCCAACTGGACCCCGGAGATCTCCCCCTGGGTAGTAAACTTCTCCGCCCCGGTGGCGCTCTTCAGGACCGCCGCGCTCAAGGGCGCTCCTGAGCTTATGGACGCCAAGGAAGCCTCCTTTGAAGCCTCCACGGAGGACCTCACCTTCACCGCCAACGGCCTGGTGCCCGGCACAGGGGAGGAGGTCTCCATCACCAGCGGCAGGTTCAACCTGCAGGGATCGGTGGAGGTCACCCTAATCCCTCTCATCTCCTCCACGGCGTTCATGGAGGTCTCCACCTCACCGTTGGGAAGGATAATCCCCGGCGGCGAGGCGTGGGTCACGGTGGGCGGCATACCCACCGGCAAGGCGGCCATACCCTTCACCCCCAAGGGGGAAGGGCTTCGGTTCTCCGGCGGGAAGGTACCAGGCGTCACCGCATCCAGGGAGGAAACCATAAAAACCCGCAGCTCCGAGGGGGACCGGAACTTCATAAAGGGCGGCACCATCATCCGGGTCTTCAACGGCCTTGATAAGACCATGACGGTGGCCCTCAAGGACCGGGTGCCGTTCCCCGCCGACGGCTCCATAAAGGTTTCCTACTCCTGCTCCGTAAGGGAGGACTCTTACGATCAGGGGATACTCACCTGGAAGCTGGACATACCCCCCGGTTCCTCCAGGGAGGTAAAGGTGGAATACAAGATTACCTATCCAAAGGGAAAGGAACTGGACATTTAGCGGTCAGCGCCGCGGTTACACTAAGAGGGGAGAGAGGTTCGCCGCCTCCAGGCGGAAACCCCTTTCCCCTCTTTTCAAAAGGTGAACCCCGCAGTGGCGGTGCTCGATTACCCCGTAAAGCCCCAGGGGAAGGCGGGTAAGCGAACACGCAAGGGCCCACAGGGCGCCCCGGTGCCCTATCACCACAAGCCCGCCATCAAAGGCCCCATCAAGCTCATGGAAGGCCCCAAGCACCCTCTCCGCCAGGTCGGCGAAGCTCTCCCCCATGGGGGGCCTTACCCCCTCAAGGTCCCTTCCACGCTGGGCGAAGAGCTCCGGCCAGTCCCTCATCACCTGCTCCTTCGCAAGGCCGTCCCAGAGCCCAAGGTCCAGCTCCCTAAGGCCATCCACCACACGGGGGGTGAGACCCGCGATCTTGGCGGTCCTAAGACACCTAAGGGCGGGGCTTGAGACGCATGGAAGCCCCAAGGCCCCAAGCCGCCCAAGAAGGGCCTTAAGTTTTCCAGCCTCCTCCTTACCCTCCGGCGAGAGGTCCGGATCGGACCTTGAGCCGATCATGACGCCCTCAGGCACCGCCGGCCTTCCGTGCCTTACAAGAAACAGCTTATCTATCAAGGCTCAGTATCTCCTCAAGTTTCGCACCCGAAAGGGCCTCCACCTTACGGCGTATCTCCATGGCAAGGCCTATCCGGCGCTCCGCCCCCGCAAGGGCCATTGGGTCATCCTTGAACCTAACGCGCATCACATGAAGCCTATCCTCCAGGGTGATGAAACCGGTGCCCTTCACGGACTTGTCCGCCAAGAACAGCACCTCCGCCTCCAACGTCCTCACCCTCTCCGGCAGGTCCCGGTGGGATCCCACCATGTCCCCAAGGCGCTCAAAGCCAAGCCCCTTGAGGAAGGACTCCCCCGCCGCCTCGTGGTCCCCGTTGCCCTTTGCAATGTCGTGAAGCAGACACCCCGCCTCCAGCAGCGGAACGTCCAGCTGGACGCCCTTTGAGAGAAGGGCATCGGCCATCTTCATGGCGGCGCCGCACACCGCAAGCGAGTGGGACACCGCATCGCTGGGGGTGCCGTATATGTTCAGCATCTCAAGGCACTCCTCCCGATCTGGGATCTCCATCCTGTGAAGTCGGGAGAGGATGAGGTCAAGGTCCTCAGGGGTGTCCATGTCCAGAAGCACGTGGCTGTCGAAGACCGCCAGGGTCTCAAGCTTCCAGCGGTTCTCCTCCATAAGGGCCCTAAGCCCCCCCTCCCCTTGGAAGCTTAGGATGTCGACGAACCTGCGGCGGGATATGACCGGAGGGTGCCCGGTCTTACCCCTGAAGGCGGGGATGAGCGCGTCCAGATGTCCAGAGCTTTGGAGGGCCTTGAACCTATCCGCCAGGGCCCTTACGGTGCAGGGCCTCACCAAGGGGACGTCCACGGGGAACACGAAGGCCCCTTCCACTCCGGCACCCATGAGGGCCTCCACGCCCCGCCGGACCGACGAGAACATGCCGGAAGGATAGAGGGGGTTGAAGACCGGCGAAGCCCCGGCGGAAAGCGCCAGGCTCTCCGCTTCCTCCCGGTTGTGGCCTACCACCGCCACCACCGGGTCCGCTCCAGCGGAGGACAGGAGCTTTACGCAGCGCTCAACCGCCGTGGCGCCGCCCAAGTCAAGCCCGGGCTTGAAACGGCCCATGCGGCTGGAGTAGCCCCCAAGGAGCACCAGCCCCCCAAGCCTCGTGGACATTAGATCAATCCCACCAGGAGGCCCTAAGGGAATCCAGGTTGGCCCTCCTCTTAACCGCCACTATCTCAGCCATGACGGAAAGGGCTATCTCCTCCGGGGTCTCGGCCCCTATGGGGATTCCGACGGGCTTGAATATGCGCTCGAAGTGGGCCTCGCTCACGCCGTTGAAGAGCAGCGATTCCTTCAGGGCGATCAGCTTGCTCTTGGAGCCTATGAGCCCTATGTAGGCGGCATCCTTGGGCTCCAGAAGGCGCACCACCTCGGAGTCCAGGGCATGACCCCTGGTGCATACCACTATGTAGGTCCTGCGGTTGGACGTGAAGTCCCGCATGAAATCATCCAAGGATCCGGCGTACACCTCAGCGTATGGGAACCGCTCCTTGTTGGCGAACTCCTCCCGGTCGTCCCAAACCGCCACTGAGAACCCAAGGTACCGGGCAAGATCCGCTATGGCCTTGCCCACGTGGCCGGCCCCGAACACCACCACCTGGTCCTCACCGCCAAGCACTTCAAGGTACACGGTCACCTTCCCGCCGCACACCATGCCGTCCGCAGCGTTGAGATCCTTGGTGAAGGTGGCGCAGGACTCACCCTTGGCTATCATATCCAAGGCCTTTTGGATCACCTGGTGCTCCAAAAGGCCCCCGCCCACGGTACCAGCTATGGAACCGTCAAGGCGAACCCACATGGAGGAGCCCCTGCTCCTGGGGGAGGAACCAATCTCGTCCACCACGGTGCAGAGAACCCCGATACCTCCACAACTTACCTCGTCGTTCACGATCTTAAGAAGCTTCAGATCCAAACCACAACACCTCCACAGGGCATCCAGATCACACGAAGCGTTACGATTACATTATAAACCTCCAGCACTACTCTGACAGCCCTGCGTTCCTCATTTACACGCCTTTTACGTAAATTTCCCAAGTTGACCTAACTCACCGATGGGCGTAGACTTCACGGTCAGTGACCATTGGTCTAAAAAATGACCAACGTAACATCGGCATTAAGGTGGCAAGGGAGGCATTGGGTTGAGACTTTCGGGAAAGAAGCGGGACCTTCTGGAGGCGGTTACCAGGGAGGCCCTGTACGACGCGGCGGTGAAGATACTCAAGGAGGAGGGATGGAAGGGGTTAACCATGGAGAAGCTAGCCCAAGGAGCCGGCGTGGCCAAGGGCACCATCTACAACTACTTCGAGAGCAAGGGGGACGTGCTCTTCTTCGTGATGAAGCGCAACGGGGGCATCACCGCCGAGAAGCTCTCGGAGATATCCAAAGACGTGCTTGAGGGGAGGGTTTCGGCCTCCAGGGGCCTTGAGGAGGCGCTGGAGGTGGCAGCTTCGGGCATGTACAGGAACAGGCACGTGATCGCCGCCATCGGCAGGGCTTTCGAGGAGGACCCCTCCCTCATGGCCCGCAAGAGGGAGAAAATGTGCTGCGATGGGGATCATCCGTTGGGGATCATAAGGCGCTGCATGAAGGACATAATAGCGGCGGGGGTCAAGGACGGGAGCTTACGCGCCGTGGACCCGGACATGGCGGAGACNATAATCCACTGCACCATGATGGGGCTTGGAAGGCTCTTCGCCGTGGAGGGGGTAGACAGCGGCTTGCCGGCGGACAGGATAGGGGGATTTCTTAAGACCATGATACTCCACGGACTCACAGCGAAGGCGGAAGGGGTGACAGGATGAAGCTCTGGGAGTTCTCCGTAAGGCGCCCGGTGACGGTGACCATGGCGTCCTTGGCGCTCATAATATTCGGCCTTATGGCCCTGTGGTCCATGGGGGTGCAGCTCATACCGGACGTGGACTTCCCGGTGGTGACCGTCTCCACCTCCATGACCGGCGCCAGCGCCAAGGTCATGGACAACGACGTGGCGGACGTAATAGAGGACAAGCTGTCCAGAATATCGGGGATAGAGAACATCTCCTCCAGCAGCTACCAGGGACGCTCCATAACGGTGGTGGAGTTCGAGCTGGGCAGGGACGTGGACAAGGCGGCGGCGGACGTGAGGGACAAGGTAAACCTGGCCATGGGGTCCCTTCCCAGCGAGGCGGACACCCCGGTGGTGCAGAAGTTCTCCATAGGGGACCGGGCGATAGTCACCATGGCGGTGACGGGGGCCAACCCAAGGGAGCTGTCCCGTTTCGCCGACAAGGTGGTGAAGCCAAGGATCCAGGCCCTAGAGGGCGTGGGCGAGGTGGGCACCCCGGGGCTTAGAAGCCGGGAGATCCGGATTTGGCTGGATCCCGCCAAGCTGGAGGCTAGAAACCTCATGGTGAAGGACGTGATAGACGCCTTCAAGGCCAAACACGTGGAGCTTCCGGCGGGGAACATAAAGAACTCCCGGGAGGACCTGCAGATAAGGCTCATAGGGGAGTACTCCTCCGTGGAAGACCTGGCCTCCATGCCCATCAAGGTGTCCCAAGGTGCGGTGGTAAGGCTGTCCGACGTGGCCCGGGTGGAGGACGGAATGGAGGAGAAGGAGAGCGCCGCCATATACGACGGCAAGGACACGGTGTTCATCACCGTGAAGAAGCAGCGGGGAGCCAACGAGGTGGCCGTAAGCCGCAGGGTAAAGGCCGCCATGGAGGAGCTTCAGCGGGAGGCCCCGAAGGGGGTCAAGCTCCTGCTCATATCCGACGACTCGGACTACATAATGAGGTCCATAAAAGGGGTCTTCTCAAACGTCTTCCAGGCCATACTGCTCTGTTCCGCCGTCATGTTCCTGTTCCTCAAGACCTTGAGGGCCACCGCCATAGCGGTGATATCCATACCGGTGTGCCTTATAAGCAGCTTCCTTGTGATGAAGTGGCTGGGGCTCAGCATAAACAACCTCACCATGATGGGGATAACCCTGGCGGTGGGCATGGTGGTGGACGCCACCACGGTGGTGCTGGAGAACGTCCACCGGCACATCGAAGGGGGCATGAAGGTGTTGGACGCCTCCATAAAGGGCACCCAGGAGGTGGCCTTCTCGGTCACCGGGGGCGCCGCCACCACCGTGGCGGTCTTCGCCCCCATAGCCTTCATGGGTGGCATAGTGGGGCGTTTCTTCTACCACTTCGGCATAACGGTGGTGCTCACCATAACCATGTCACTCCTGGTATCCCTCACGTTGACTCCCCTGCTGTGCTCCGTGTTCCTCAAGGGGGAGCCCAAGGGTGGAAGGCTGGCTGCCGTTTTCGACGGGGCCTTCCGGCGGCTGGAGGAGGCTTACCGGCGGGGGCTTTTCTGGGCGGTGGCGCACCGCAAGACCGTGATACTCATGGCGGGGGGCCTCTTCGTCCTGGGCCTTGTGATCGCCGCCAACATCGGAAAGGGCTTCTTCCCATCCGACGACCGCGGCTCCTTCAGCATGGAGCTCACCATGCCTGAGGGCACCTCCCTGGAGAGGACCCAGGAGGTCATGACCCGCCTGGACTCGGTGATAAGGAAGAACCCCTACGTGAAGTACACCTACGGCGACGTGGGATCCGGCATGGGGGGAGAGGCCAACAAGGGCAGCATATCGGTGGAGCTGGTGCCCATAAAGGACAGGCCCCCCATAGAGCAGGTCATGGATCAGGTGAGGAACTCCCTGTCCTTCTTCAA
Encoded proteins:
- a CDS encoding PAS domain-containing protein, yielding MHYKMRKGIPMQEGQHTKGGPRDLNWFLEGHRGLIIGFPKGMIVLSPRGEVALCNRAALNLLGFDPSTECERLQDLEAFTFNGDVEVSLDEALNEALSRGSFDSNCLIKTPWGALRPLNLSVTPIKNPDGETIGLLCILTGLDELWKRQEELKESDRRHRELFTLLRTMCDNVPDMIWAKDLNKRYIFANRALAEKLLNAKDTDEPIGKTDLFFATRERESHPEDPQWHTFGEICQDSDLLTLEAMAPSRFDEWGNVKGKFLFLDVHKAPFFDQNGMLIGTVGCGRDITKEKAMEQELLESRRRLKLALECGDIYAWEWDIPGGTITVNPSPDDEGDGVSSPSEEVVFGRIHPEDAPEVRAKVDEVLADNHGTFDHIFRRRNRLGQWEWIWCKGAVVERQEGRPTRITGVARNVSERMEAIRALSRSESRYRALFEGSMDGLLVLGSDSLLIVEANGAARRLLGRDDPIGLKVLFYPISGEAERPLTAQELADRIGSTPLEVFASVSGGAPSPVEVLAKWIDLNEGQRGILVILRNLAPVLKMRTQLLQAHKMRALSTMAEGMGHELNNILAPLQGYSEMGLSGMMPPETCFAKILDGVKRARELTMKLMMTNRPPVEAPDTIDLREFVERHVPILSESAPEGISVSWSVPDRPLPVRLIMEHARQVLLHLWSNAIWAVSPGGRIEISLREANVDPSQAALNPNLSEGSYAVLSVRDDGCGMDEVTKARAPEPFFSSRVPLGSGLGLSVVHGLITHHQGAVVIESTPNEGTTVHLYIPLCGR
- a CDS encoding DUF4139 domain-containing protein; its protein translation is MVEVAEPLKGPAGQGPWRLPKAIRPLMAAGLMMFLVVPKSAAEDVRPALEAHVYPNGATAVFKTPVNRLEEVLLPSSYGRDSISVAMEGGTVSSVSIRQERRPGWVPPALKEEAKELEGLKGRTRELQLAIAARAVALRAFDAGAPKGGAASQWEAKRISMQREMMSWQDQLQALKAKADQLQEEMDQRSPKGRDLLNRVVIRGNGTARLSAFTEDASWRTRYRVDVDPSGKVALTEELLISQKSGIDWHGAIVCHTASPRESNWTPEISPWVVNFSAPVALFRTAALKGAPELMDAKEASFEASTEDLTFTANGLVPGTGEEVSITSGRFNLQGSVEVTLIPLISSTAFMEVSTSPLGRIIPGGEAWVTVGGIPTGKAAIPFTPKGEGLRFSGGKVPGVTASREETIKTRSSEGDRNFIKGGTIIRVFNGLDKTMTVALKDRVPFPADGSIKVSYSCSVREDSYDQGILTWKLDIPPGSSREVKVEYKITYPKGKELDI
- a CDS encoding histidine phosphatase family protein: MIDKLFLVRHGRPAVPEGVMIGSRSDPDLSPEGKEEAGKLKALLGRLGALGLPCVSSPALRCLRTAKIAGLTPRVVDGLRELDLGLWDGLAKEQVMRDWPELFAQRGRDLEGVRPPMGESFADLAERVLGAFHELDGAFDGGLVVIGHRGALWALACSLTRLPLGLYGVIEHRHCGVHLLKRGERGFRLEAANLSPLLV
- a CDS encoding NTP transferase domain-containing protein, with translation MSTRLGGLVLLGGYSSRMGRFKPGLDLGGATAVERCVKLLSSAGADPVVAVVGHNREEAESLALSAGASPVFNPLYPSGMFSSVRRGVEALMGAGVEGAFVFPVDVPLVRPCTVRALADRFKALQSSGHLDALIPAFRGKTGHPPVISRRRFVDILSFQGEGGLRALMEENRWKLETLAVFDSHVLLDMDTPEDLDLILSRLHRMEIPDREECLEMLNIYGTPSDAVSHSLAVCGAAMKMADALLSKGVQLDVPLLEAGCLLHDIAKGNGDHEAAGESFLKGLGFERLGDMVGSHRDLPERVRTLEAEVLFLADKSVKGTGFITLEDRLHVMRVRFKDDPMALAGAERRIGLAMEIRRKVEALSGAKLEEILSLDR
- a CDS encoding XdhC/CoxI family protein produces the protein MDLKLLKIVNDEVSCGGIGVLCTVVDEIGSSPRSRGSSMWVRLDGSIAGTVGGGLLEHQVIQKALDMIAKGESCATFTKDLNAADGMVCGGKVTVYLEVLGGEDQVVVFGAGHVGKAIADLARYLGFSVAVWDDREEFANKERFPYAEVYAGSLDDFMRDFTSNRRTYIVVCTRGHALDSEVVRLLEPKDAAYIGLIGSKSKLIALKESLLFNGVSEAHFERIFKPVGIPIGAETPEEIALSVMAEIVAVKRRANLDSLRASWWD
- a CDS encoding TetR/AcrR family transcriptional regulator; amino-acid sequence: MRLSGKKRDLLEAVTREALYDAAVKILKEEGWKGLTMEKLAQGAGVAKGTIYNYFESKGDVLFFVMKRNGGITAEKLSEISKDVLEGRVSASRGLEEALEVAASGMYRNRHVIAAIGRAFEEDPSLMARKREKMCCDGDHPLGIIRRCMKDIIAAGVKDGSLRAVDPDMAETIIHCTMMGLGRLFAVEGVDSGLPADRIGGFLKTMILHGLTAKAEGVTG
- a CDS encoding efflux RND transporter permease subunit, coding for MKLWEFSVRRPVTVTMASLALIIFGLMALWSMGVQLIPDVDFPVVTVSTSMTGASAKVMDNDVADVIEDKLSRISGIENISSSSYQGRSITVVEFELGRDVDKAAADVRDKVNLAMGSLPSEADTPVVQKFSIGDRAIVTMAVTGANPRELSRFADKVVKPRIQALEGVGEVGTPGLRSREIRIWLDPAKLEARNLMVKDVIDAFKAKHVELPAGNIKNSREDLQIRLIGEYSSVEDLASMPIKVSQGAVVRLSDVARVEDGMEEKESAAIYDGKDTVFITVKKQRGANEVAVSRRVKAAMEELQREAPKGVKLLLISDDSDYIMRSIKGVFSNVFQAILLCSAVMFLFLKTLRATAIAVISIPVCLISSFLVMKWLGLSINNLTMMGITLAVGMVVDATTVVLENVHRHIEGGMKVLDASIKGTQEVAFSVTGGAATTVAVFAPIAFMGGIVGRFFYHFGITVVLTITMSLLVSLTLTPLLCSVFLKGEPKGGRLAAVFDGAFRRLEEAYRRGLFWAVAHRKTVILMAGGLFVLGLVIAANIGKGFFPSDDRGSFSMELTMPEGTSLERTQEVMTRLDSVIRKNPYVKYTYGDVGSGMGGEANKGSISVELVPIKDRPPIEQVMDQVRNSLSFFKEGKLSFSQEGRSGVTMVLAGSTPERLYEIAQAMKDKLEATGKVTDFTTDIRLNKPQLEVTVNRAMADQLDLSVKDLAQEIQAYFGGVKAGVFKDQGFRYDIRLMADPSLRRSVEDLERVAVRYNGGTVRIPGLVKVQKVLSPNVINRYSRRTSLEISVNAAPGVSTGEVMTLMEQAFRSSARESEGVQIMPTGRSKTQREDFQRLFVALGIAIALVYVVMAIQFESFLHPFTVMFSLPLLTPGAFGMLALMGNELDMMSFMGIILLVGIVVNNGIILVDFINQEREKGFPKVAAVLTSGPLRLRPILMTALSTLVGSIPTAFKLSEGAGFRQPMAVAVVGGLFTSTLLTLFVVPVVYLALDDVKDRLRALKRALARGARKVSPSGSDLN